DNA from Scheffersomyces stipitis CBS 6054 chromosome 1, whole genome shotgun sequence:
TATCAAGAGAGGTCCAGAAGCTTAAGGCAAGAGATAACCAACCTAACTTCAGAGCATGCGGGAAAGATCGGAGAAGTTAAGCAGATCAAGGATCAAGTTAAAGGATTGCAGAAAGAGCTTGAAAcagatttcaagaatgtAAATGAAATATACCGTGCCGAATGGATAAAGCTTCAAACGAATATGTTCATTTCTAATGATATTCAGACGTATTCAAAAGCTCTTGACAATGCTATTATGAAATATCATAGCATCAAGATGGAAGATATCAATAGGATATTGGGTGAATTGTGGTCACAAACTTACAAAGGTTCGGACATATCTACTATTGCAATCAAGAGTGATGTCAATCTACAATCCAAGGGTAACAGATCATATAATTATAGAGTTGTTATGTACAAGAATAGCAATGAGTTGGATATGCGTGGTCGTTGTTCTGCTGGGCAGAAGGTTCTTGCCAGTATCTTAATTAGATTGGCGCTTGCTGAGTGCTTTGGGGTCAACTGTGGAATCATCGCACTTGATGAGCCAACCACAAATTTGGATCATGAAAATTCCGAGGCTTTAGCTGAAGCACTTAATAATATTATCGAATACAGAAAAGCGCAGAGAAACTTCCAATTAATTGTCATTACACATGAtgaaaacttcttgactCATATAAATGGTGGCAAATTCACAGACCATTTCTATCGCGTTCAAAGAGATGAACAGCAAAATTCTCGGATTTTCAGATTACCAATCAGCaagattcaagaagattaACTTCAAAAAATATAGGCATTCACGGATACTTCAGTTCAGTTGTAGATCTTGGTTAGATATTTGGGGACTATTCATTGTAATTACAGCCAGTGTTGCTTCTGAAGATTTCTTGGTACTTTCCTGGAGTTGACTGAGAAGTTCGTCTTTACTTCTCCATACGTGTTCAAGATACCGCTCtaacttcattcttttAATTGGAATCCTAGATATTGGTTTTGTCAGGATATTAATTGTGACGGTGATTTGTGATTCACTTGCAAAAATTTCCATAAGTGTGGGAGTATATATCTTTGAGTCGTCTTCACGTATTTCAGACAGTTGGTACGCAATAGTAATGTCTAGTAATTCGTTGAATCTGTAGGTGGATGCCGATTTAATTGCGTGAACAGCATTAAAAAAACCTGAAAATCGTGGATAGAGCAAATTCGAAAGTATAGGTAGAAagtatttttcactttggATCTTTTGCAAATAAGCATTTTCCTGTGACCAAATATTCACTTCAGGGAAGAGTACTATCCACTGTGGAAACTTGCTGGACATAGTTTTCTCGAACACTGAACAGATAAGATCGTCTTCAAGTTCCCAGTTCTCGTCACACTTGGCAAAGTTTAAAAGAAGCCTGATGTTTGGAACTTTCCATAGGAGAAACCatgaaaaaaaattgattTCAGGAAGGGTAAGGTTATTCTGTTGGCTCAGTGCTTCCTTCGTAGATTTTGCATTATTGGTGTGTCTCGCAAGATAAGCTATTACAATATGGTCGGCAAGCGAGCGATGATTGCAAATCAACAAGGCACTATCGGAGTCAATATCTTCTCCTGTGACGTTTATTTGTACATTGTTTTGTTTCTAATTTGTTAGTTATAAACTTTGTACCAATCAAAATTGATAACATACCATGAAATAAATGCAAAGTTGCCAGAACAGAACTGAAGCTATGCGTTTGATGTTTCTGGAAGTGTCAGGAACCAGAAAAGCCAAAAAGTAACAGAATACGTGGATGAAATGATACAATATTATTGCCTTTACGAGAATATACATGATTGCAAATCCACGAATTCTTGTTAAGAATCTCAGATTATGTTGGGGGACTATTCCCAAAtggttcaacaattccatatTTACTCTATGTCGTAGTTGAAACTGATATTGTAGCCTGGTTTGTATTTCGAGGCACTCAAGGCAATTAGAGACAGTAATTCCAAGAAAGCAAAGTGGATTAATTATACTAATAGTGAGAATTCTATCAAAGACAATTAGATATTATGGCGGTTagcagttgcaaaaagtaCACTATTTCTTGTGGAACGTGTGCGGCTCACATCACTTTTCTGTGCGGCTCAAAtttttttattttgcaGATGCTCTGACAGATGAGAAGGCTTCTAGATGTAGATAttgaattttcttctcttgttcaacCATTGCCATTTACCCTTATTTACTAGCCCAATATGTCTCGTTTGATCGTGAAGGGACTCCCCAAGTATTATACTGAGGATAAGTTGAGGGAATTTTTTGGAAAGCAGGGCGATGTCACTGATgtcaaattgatgaaaaagagaaatggagaatcaagaagatttgcGTTTGTAGGTTATAAGTCGTTCGAAGATGCAGAAAAGGCGGCctcattcttcaacaagtcgtttATAGACACTGCCAGAATCGATGTGGAGTTGGCAAAAACCTTTTCTGATCCAAATGTGCCAATGTCGTTTAAGGATAGAAAGAGAcaaaacgaagaaagattgagagaacaggaagaaagaTTGCTTCAGCAAGAACAACAGCAGAAAAAGCGAAGAAAAAATGTGAACACCATCGACGACGAAATTGCTGCTGATCCCAAGTTGAGAGAGTTTATGGAAGTTATGAAGCCTTCACATCAAGTCAAGTCATGGGCAAATGATTCAACAGCTGATGGATCAGGTGCTCCTTCGGCTGCTGCACTTGAAGAAGCCTTGGCTAAGCAAGATAGCGGTATAAAGGAGGAGCTTAGCCAGAAGTATGAAGTCAAACAGGCACGTGAGGTCGAGAGTGACGACGAATATGATGACTTTGTAGCCAATAGGAAGCACAGTGAAGACGACGAGGAAGAAATGATGAGTTTagacaacttgaaaaagcCAGAAGCCGAGGCTGACGTCGAAGAGACTGCTGATATTGCTGCTGATGAAAATGTCTCGGACTTGGACTGGTTGAAGTCGAGGCGTATCCGTATCAGagacaacgaagaagaaaaaaaggAAGAATCCGTGGGAGAAGTAGTTGAGGAAACGgctgaatctgaagaacACAGGGCTAGACCTCGGAGACAGgtagaaat
Protein-coding regions in this window:
- a CDS encoding predicted protein, which encodes IAYLARHTNNAKSTKEASSQQNNLTLPEINFFSWFLLWKVPNIRLLLNFAKCDENWELEDDLICSVFEKTMSSKFPQWIVLFPEVNIWSQENAYLQKIQSEKYFLPILSNLLYPRFSGFFNAVHAIKSASTYRFNELLDITIAYQSSEIREDDSKIYTPTLMEIFASESQITVTINISTKPISRIPIKRMKLERYLEHVWRSKDELLSQLQESTKKSS